In Candidatus Hamiltonella defensa 5AT (Acyrthosiphon pisum), one genomic interval encodes:
- a CDS encoding type III needle complex assembly protein gives MSLLNNIVVLLNRCEMHQRRCDIAVFQIKQKEQKLDKKLEEIELKRKHLKTLLYLQKPEGKMNKTGLYAIQRRLAIVRRQLTELNLKEVPIQEKKMEYQKEKEKVMQERQYWLRKSDKYHHWQKVQKKLRRMAQLKQEETEMEEIITCKKK, from the coding sequence ATGAGCTTACTCAATAACATCGTTGTTTTATTAAATCGTTGTGAAATGCATCAAAGAAGATGCGACATTGCTGTGTTTCAAATCAAGCAAAAAGAACAGAAGTTAGATAAAAAACTTGAAGAGATTGAATTAAAACGAAAGCATTTAAAAACCCTTCTTTATTTACAAAAGCCAGAAGGGAAAATGAACAAAACGGGTCTTTACGCTATTCAAAGACGTTTAGCGATTGTTCGGCGTCAATTAACAGAGTTGAATTTAAAGGAAGTCCCAATACAAGAAAAAAAGATGGAATACCAAAAAGAAAAAGAAAAAGTAATGCAAGAGCGCCAATATTGGCTACGTAAATCAGATAAATATCACCATTGGCAAAAAGTGCAAAAAAAATTACGCCGCATGGCTCAATTAAAACAAGAAGAAACAGAAATGGAGGAGATCATCACATGCAAGAAAAAATAG
- a CDS encoding EscR/YscR/HrcR family type III secretion system export apparatus protein — MDNDISLISILAFSTLLPFVIASGTCYIKFSIVFVMVRNALGLQQIPSNMTLNGVALLLASFVMMPIVKNIYEGHKNAQFDVRNLSSVIEFVENGLDGYRSYLVKYADPELTQFFEKAASDRKEEDFAGAEEEKPSIFALLPAYALSEIKSAFKIGFYIYLPFVVVDLLISSILLALGMMMMSPVTISVPIKLVLFVVLDGWTLISKGMILQYMDLAGASS; from the coding sequence ATGGACAATGACATTTCACTCATTTCAATTCTTGCATTTTCAACATTATTACCCTTCGTCATCGCATCAGGCACTTGCTATATCAAATTTTCGATTGTGTTTGTGATGGTCAGAAATGCCCTCGGATTGCAGCAGATCCCGTCAAATATGACCCTCAATGGTGTCGCTTTGCTGTTAGCCAGTTTTGTGATGATGCCTATTGTCAAAAACATCTATGAAGGCCATAAAAATGCACAATTCGATGTCAGAAACCTTTCCTCGGTGATCGAATTCGTTGAAAATGGTCTCGATGGCTATCGTTCTTATCTTGTCAAATATGCAGATCCAGAGTTAACCCAATTTTTTGAAAAAGCCGCCTCTGACAGAAAGGAAGAAGATTTTGCTGGTGCCGAAGAGGAAAAACCCTCTATCTTTGCTCTTTTGCCTGCATACGCGTTAAGCGAAATCAAAAGCGCATTTAAAATTGGTTTTTACATTTATTTGCCCTTTGTGGTGGTTGATTTATTGATATCCAGCATTCTACTGGCGTTGGGGATGATGATGATGAGCCCTGTCACCATTTCTGTGCCGATCAAACTGGTCTTATTTGTTGTATTAGATGGCTGGACCCTGATTTCTAAAGGAATGATTTTACAATATATGGATTTAGCTGGAGCCAGCTCTTGA
- the sctE gene encoding type III secretion system translocon subunit SctE: MKEAAQHKANELELFDPKTFLAQANQALLELQLVESAEKTDLEKNPEFTDIPIMRAPVSGAESSYGGLYELLGEVANILGDADIVKLKENLKLLKENSKAVENNSKEIQGLVTSREELKEELQKLSKITDKEEKEKKLQQISLKIKDLNEKTNTLLKNYDLTHDQMKRMQDNVLSLTQLMAEVINLMSESASIDIQNTKKVMEAEFQNNITQMKEQIKKNKEAMEKAKTMKEKMGCIAKVIGHVVTAITVLSSIAAVFTGGASLVIAALALGLLAADKSLELSGKKSLTARAMEPLMKAIADGIASRLEKDGLDKNTANLIAAILTAIILVVALVLVSAGLALKSVSQLISKIVPKFISKFIGKMSSKTTQLMLKYGNYVMQALRAILHPTGHAINGTGEIISNEYKGKSVDAQAEIKRLQFERKRINELRQSIESPMESISDAVVHLKEDLSQAILRALSSMQVFVRAIKG, translated from the coding sequence ATGAAGGAAGCCGCACAACATAAAGCGAATGAGTTAGAGCTTTTTGATCCTAAAACGTTTTTAGCTCAAGCAAATCAGGCATTATTAGAATTACAGCTCGTCGAATCTGCTGAAAAAACCGATCTTGAAAAAAATCCTGAGTTCACAGATATCCCGATTATGAGAGCGCCTGTTAGCGGAGCGGAATCTTCCTATGGGGGATTGTACGAGCTGCTTGGAGAGGTCGCTAATATTTTGGGGGATGCGGATATTGTTAAGTTAAAAGAGAATTTAAAGTTATTGAAAGAAAACAGCAAAGCCGTAGAAAACAACTCAAAAGAAATTCAAGGTTTAGTCACTAGCAGAGAAGAACTCAAGGAAGAACTGCAAAAATTATCAAAAATCACAGATAAAGAAGAGAAGGAGAAAAAATTACAACAAATCAGTCTAAAAATTAAAGACCTAAATGAAAAAACAAATACTTTACTTAAAAATTATGATCTGACTCACGATCAAATGAAACGCATGCAAGACAATGTTTTATCTTTAACGCAATTAATGGCTGAAGTAATAAATCTGATGAGTGAGAGCGCTAGCATTGACATACAAAATACTAAAAAAGTGATGGAAGCTGAATTCCAAAACAATATTACACAAATGAAGGAGCAAATAAAAAAAAATAAAGAGGCAATGGAGAAAGCAAAAACCATGAAAGAAAAAATGGGGTGTATTGCTAAGGTGATTGGACATGTAGTCACTGCGATTACTGTTCTCAGCAGTATCGCTGCCGTTTTTACAGGGGGAGCCAGTTTAGTCATAGCGGCACTTGCTCTAGGTTTATTAGCTGCAGACAAAAGCCTGGAACTTTCTGGAAAAAAATCATTAACCGCCAGGGCCATGGAGCCCCTCATGAAAGCCATAGCTGATGGTATTGCATCTAGACTTGAAAAAGATGGTCTTGATAAAAACACGGCTAATTTAATAGCCGCCATCTTGACTGCAATTATTTTGGTTGTAGCGCTTGTGTTAGTTTCAGCAGGCTTGGCTTTGAAATCGGTTTCTCAATTAATTTCTAAAATCGTCCCTAAATTTATTTCAAAATTTATTGGAAAAATGTCCTCAAAAACAACCCAGTTAATGCTTAAGTACGGTAATTATGTCATGCAGGCTCTGCGTGCAATTTTACATCCAACCGGTCATGCAATAAACGGCACGGGAGAGATTATCTCGAACGAGTATAAGGGAAAGTCCGTGGATGCTCAGGCTGAGATCAAAAGGTTACAATTTGAGAGAAAGCGTATTAATGAGCTAAGACAAAGTATTGAATCGCCTATGGAAAGCATTTCTGACGCAGTAGTTCATTTAAAAGAAGATCTCAGTCAAGCGATCTTGAGAGCACTTTCGAGTATGCAAGTTTTTGTAAGAGCCATAAAAGGCTAA
- the sctT gene encoding type III secretion system export apparatus subunit SctT: MMIDFTNHFLNELIVVLFASARLMPAFFLLPFFSNNVLTGSLRLPITMLVAFSLWPYQEKVLPPFETFLYLGLVSKELLIGVLLAFLISWPFWILHAVGAIIDNQRGATISSSIDPISGVDTSELSNFFNLFAAAVFLQGGGMTLFLESYHQSYQICSPLRDCTFAFSPIFAILTKLMSKSLILASPVIAVLLMTEAILGLLSRFAPQLNAFSIALTVKSLIAFLVIILYFSAFIPDQINSLSFYSELLPIWFK, from the coding sequence ATGATGATAGACTTCACTAATCATTTTTTAAATGAATTAATCGTCGTTCTTTTTGCTTCTGCTCGATTAATGCCTGCCTTCTTTCTCTTGCCTTTTTTTAGCAACAACGTATTAACCGGTTCTTTAAGACTGCCCATTACCATGCTGGTGGCTTTTTCATTATGGCCTTATCAGGAAAAGGTATTACCTCCTTTTGAAACTTTTTTATACCTGGGCTTAGTCAGTAAAGAGCTGCTGATTGGTGTACTTTTGGCTTTCCTTATTTCCTGGCCTTTTTGGATTTTACATGCGGTAGGAGCTATTATTGATAACCAAAGGGGAGCGACCATCAGTAGTAGCATCGATCCTATCAGCGGTGTTGATACTTCAGAACTGTCTAATTTTTTTAATTTATTTGCCGCGGCGGTTTTTTTACAAGGTGGCGGCATGACTTTATTTTTAGAAAGCTATCATCAAAGCTATCAAATATGTTCCCCTCTCAGAGACTGTACTTTTGCTTTTTCTCCTATTTTTGCCATTCTCACTAAATTGATGTCAAAATCGTTAATCCTGGCCAGCCCTGTGATAGCCGTATTATTAATGACAGAAGCGATATTAGGATTATTATCCCGCTTTGCACCACAATTAAATGCGTTTTCTATTGCGCTAACCGTAAAAAGTTTAATCGCATTTTTAGTGATCATTCTGTATTTTTCTGCTTTTATTCCAGATCAAATAAATTCCCTGTCTTTCTATTCAGAGTTGCTCCCTATTTGGTTTAAATAA
- a CDS encoding FliM/FliN family flagellar motor switch protein: MSGLSNQMYDNLQLKRLFSATERPVDLPPQSLSYKKLRLQALPDHSIFEKPLLCLETSQGALWITKLPEMEIPRPSLPKKLNLSILPIPLTFEIGVSQLSLGLLKKISVGDILLISQLTDRVSTAGIGIGCYQKNEGKIMIEKRDEEYDKNLEEDEYEDEYEDEEQNEHEDEEHQKDQENDDGDDAGNENKVHEHHPEDQKKSSSLCAQVPVTLTFILQKNKVTVEKLEKMYEGEVIPLEPSIEERIEIRANNVRIARGKLLGMENGALGVELTQLYQSKT; encoded by the coding sequence ATGTCAGGATTATCAAACCAAATGTATGACAACCTGCAGTTAAAACGACTGTTTTCAGCAACAGAGCGCCCTGTCGATCTGCCTCCACAATCATTATCTTATAAAAAATTACGACTACAGGCCCTACCTGATCACAGTATATTTGAAAAACCTTTATTGTGTCTGGAAACTTCTCAAGGGGCACTTTGGATCACAAAATTGCCTGAAATGGAGATCCCCCGTCCATCGTTGCCTAAAAAATTAAACCTGTCGATTTTACCCATCCCTTTAACATTTGAAATCGGCGTCAGCCAATTAAGTTTGGGTTTGTTAAAAAAAATATCAGTGGGGGATATATTATTAATTTCACAGTTAACAGATAGAGTCAGTACTGCCGGTATTGGCATTGGTTGTTATCAAAAAAATGAAGGAAAGATCATGATTGAAAAAAGAGATGAAGAATATGATAAAAATCTAGAAGAAGATGAATATGAGGATGAATATGAGGATGAGGAACAGAATGAACACGAAGATGAGGAACATCAAAAAGATCAAGAAAATGATGATGGCGATGACGCCGGAAATGAAAATAAAGTGCATGAACATCATCCAGAAGATCAAAAAAAATCTTCATCTCTTTGTGCTCAGGTTCCAGTGACACTCACCTTTATCTTGCAAAAAAATAAAGTCACAGTAGAGAAATTAGAAAAAATGTATGAAGGTGAAGTGATTCCGCTTGAACCCTCTATAGAGGAAAGAATTGAAATCAGGGCCAACAATGTACGGATTGCTCGTGGCAAATTACTTGGGATGGAAAATGGAGCATTGGGTGTCGAATTAACTCAGCTTTACCAAAGTAAAACATAG
- a CDS encoding EscS/YscS/HrcS family type III secretion system export apparatus protein — protein MNDLVFAGNKALYLILTLSAIPVAVATAVGLIIGLIQTVTQLQEQTLPFGIKLLSVSLCLFLLAGWYGDTLLAYAREVIGIALRRP, from the coding sequence ATGAATGATTTGGTATTTGCAGGTAACAAAGCACTTTATTTAATTTTAACGTTAAGCGCGATTCCTGTTGCTGTGGCAACAGCAGTAGGGCTGATCATTGGCCTGATTCAAACTGTCACACAGCTACAGGAACAAACCTTGCCGTTTGGAATCAAACTATTAAGTGTCTCTTTATGTCTTTTTTTATTAGCAGGTTGGTATGGAGACACCCTCTTGGCTTATGCACGTGAAGTGATTGGTATCGCATTGCGACGGCCATAA
- a CDS encoding EscU/YscU/HrcU family type III secretion system export apparatus switch protein — MSSNKTEKPTQKKLKDSAKKGQSFKTKDFIIACLMLAGVQYLISFASFSELMFLYKEIISFNFEYDIHRYTISVLSIGFKIFLPILLLCIFCSALPSLLQTGFLLATKAIKLNLGALNPTKGFKKIFSLRTAKDAVKSVLYLGTFFVAVLVVWNTKRGVLFQQLHGSSPYEITMVWGQLLQSILWTCLGCIVIILILDALAEYFLHIKDLKMDKQEVKREMKEQDGNPEIKGRRRELHMEILSEQIKSDIKNSQCIIANPTHIAVGIYVNPDTVMMPFISVLETNQKALAVRAYAKKVGVPVIQNISLARAIYKNNNRYSFVRMDELDELLKLLFWLYDVESEGYYKLL, encoded by the coding sequence ATGTCATCTAATAAAACAGAAAAACCGACCCAAAAAAAATTAAAAGATTCTGCAAAAAAAGGGCAATCTTTTAAAACTAAAGATTTTATTATTGCCTGTTTAATGTTAGCGGGCGTGCAATATTTAATTTCTTTTGCTTCTTTTAGTGAATTAATGTTTCTTTATAAAGAAATTATTTCTTTTAATTTTGAATACGATATTCATCGTTATACGATTTCTGTTTTATCGATTGGATTTAAAATTTTTTTACCTATTTTATTGCTCTGTATATTTTGCTCCGCCTTACCGAGTTTATTACAAACTGGATTTTTACTAGCGACTAAAGCCATCAAACTGAATTTAGGCGCACTAAATCCGACTAAAGGATTTAAAAAAATATTCAGCTTACGCACAGCCAAAGATGCCGTTAAATCTGTTTTATATTTGGGTACTTTTTTTGTTGCAGTCCTAGTGGTTTGGAATACAAAAAGAGGTGTTTTATTTCAACAATTACATGGCAGCAGCCCTTATGAAATCACGATGGTTTGGGGCCAGCTTTTACAAAGCATATTATGGACCTGCCTGGGATGCATCGTGATTATTTTAATTTTAGATGCCTTGGCAGAATACTTCTTGCACATCAAAGATCTGAAAATGGATAAACAGGAAGTGAAACGTGAAATGAAAGAACAAGACGGAAACCCAGAAATAAAAGGAAGGCGTCGTGAATTACATATGGAAATACTTTCGGAACAAATTAAATCGGATATTAAAAATTCACAATGTATTATTGCCAACCCAACACATATTGCAGTAGGCATTTATGTGAATCCAGATACTGTCATGATGCCTTTTATTTCAGTTTTAGAAACGAATCAAAAAGCATTGGCAGTCAGGGCTTATGCAAAAAAAGTCGGGGTCCCTGTTATTCAAAATATTTCATTAGCCAGAGCAATATATAAAAACAATAATCGCTATTCTTTTGTTCGTATGGATGAATTAGATGAACTCTTAAAATTATTGTTCTGGTTATATGATGTAGAAAGCGAAGGGTATTATAAATTACTTTAA
- the sicA gene encoding type III secretion system translocator chaperone SicA, whose translation MSVIRDINQKKILEIDDETAEMLSDAIINSASLKDIHNIPEEMMEGLYAYAYDFYQKGKLDEAETFFRFLCMYDLYNSDYFVGLAAVYQLKKQFKKAIDLYAIAFALNKTSDYKIVFLSGQCQLFMGKPRQAKLCFELVYEKIEDQFIRKKAKAYLDTMQKIKSKKTATQEA comes from the coding sequence ATGAGTGTAATACGAGATATTAATCAAAAAAAAATATTAGAAATAGATGATGAAACAGCAGAAATGCTGTCTGATGCGATTATAAATTCAGCGTCTTTAAAAGATATTCATAATATTCCTGAAGAAATGATGGAGGGATTATATGCTTACGCTTACGATTTTTATCAAAAAGGAAAACTGGATGAAGCAGAAACATTCTTTCGGTTTTTGTGCATGTATGACCTTTATAATTCTGATTATTTCGTCGGGCTCGCGGCCGTCTATCAATTAAAAAAACAATTCAAAAAAGCCATCGATTTATACGCTATCGCGTTTGCATTAAATAAAACCTCTGATTACAAAATTGTCTTTTTGAGTGGCCAGTGTCAATTATTCATGGGCAAACCCAGACAAGCCAAACTCTGTTTTGAATTAGTGTATGAAAAAATAGAAGATCAATTCATACGAAAAAAAGCAAAAGCGTATTTAGACACCATGCAAAAAATAAAATCTAAAAAAACAGCCACACAGGAGGCATAA
- the sctN gene encoding type III secretion system ATPase SctN gives MHKLRLLRYKAHPLRLSGPIIEARLFGVKIGEICDIRSDCSESEVICRAQVLGFYNDRSVLSLIGNARGLSRDVVIIPTGAALLVTIDDSLLGSVVDPSGKIVAHLSEPTEIMHNPSIRAIDSPPPSYLHRLSIRDPFITGVKAIDGLITCGVGQRMGIFAAAGCGKTSLMHMLIEQADADVFVIGLVGERGREVTEFTEVLSKSGRAQKCIVVYATSDFSSLDRCNAALLATTIAEYFRDQGKKVVLFLDSITRYARALRDVALAAGEAPARRGYPASVFDSLPSILERPSNTKNGSITAFYTILLESDDEPDPISEEIRSILDGHIYLSKKLAIKNHYPAIDVLHSISRVSSQICDTNHLSMAGEFRNILAKIQELQMFVELGEYRQGENAENDRAIKKRPALLKWLQQSMNEHSSFEQTLQAMNELTQ, from the coding sequence AAGATAGGGGAAATTTGTGACATCAGGTCTGATTGCTCTGAATCAGAGGTCATTTGTCGAGCTCAGGTTTTGGGTTTTTATAATGACAGAAGTGTTCTGAGTTTAATAGGGAATGCACGGGGTCTATCAAGGGATGTGGTGATTATACCAACAGGGGCAGCTTTATTAGTCACAATAGATGATTCCCTGTTGGGTAGTGTTGTAGATCCTTCGGGGAAAATAGTGGCTCATTTAAGCGAGCCTACAGAGATAATGCATAATCCTTCAATTCGTGCTATTGATTCTCCACCCCCTTCTTATTTACATCGACTATCTATTCGTGATCCTTTTATTACAGGGGTGAAAGCAATAGATGGGTTAATCACCTGCGGTGTAGGTCAAAGAATGGGGATTTTTGCGGCTGCAGGCTGTGGTAAAACTTCATTGATGCATATGCTGATTGAACAGGCAGATGCAGATGTTTTTGTGATAGGGCTTGTGGGTGAACGGGGACGTGAAGTCACTGAATTTACTGAAGTTTTATCCAAGTCAGGGCGCGCGCAAAAATGTATTGTGGTTTATGCCACTTCAGATTTTTCTTCATTGGATCGTTGTAACGCGGCATTACTGGCCACGACCATTGCGGAGTATTTTCGTGATCAAGGTAAAAAAGTCGTACTTTTTCTTGATTCGATTACACGTTATGCCCGTGCGCTACGTGATGTGGCGTTGGCAGCAGGAGAGGCACCCGCACGGCGAGGATATCCTGCCTCTGTTTTTGATTCACTGCCTTCGATATTGGAACGGCCAAGCAATACCAAAAATGGCAGTATTACTGCTTTTTACACTATTTTGCTCGAAAGCGATGATGAGCCTGATCCGATATCGGAAGAAATTCGTTCTATCCTGGATGGTCATATCTATTTAAGCAAAAAACTGGCCATCAAAAATCATTATCCAGCCATTGATGTATTACACAGCATCAGCCGTGTTTCAAGCCAGATTTGCGATACCAATCACCTGAGCATGGCCGGTGAATTCAGAAATATTTTAGCTAAAATTCAAGAGCTGCAAATGTTTGTTGAACTGGGTGAATACCGCCAGGGAGAAAACGCGGAAAATGACCGAGCCATCAAAAAACGGCCGGCATTATTAAAATGGTTACAACAGAGTATGAACGAACACTCATCATTTGAGCAAACCTTGCAGGCCATGAATGAGCTTACTCAATAA
- a CDS encoding type III secretion system needle length determinant, SpaN/EivJ family, producing MQEKIDIGFLQNNLQQEMPENEIKALPVPKQDKDLQLDSFLSEKLKTLLKKGLEGQCSDQQKEVNHTSQKSSEINDEFDDMSTEEYDTSEKEDDTLPKEANMVIQVYKPMSSHELEQIRKPQAESKASDDIQAGSLESNCLRKKHLMAASYAEKQTQMNPIKGEKVAPISPETKNQKGLEKSDTLNTEPVLHPYHHHKDKVKDDVLPEDKTSDFLSFKVGEKKEIREKMESTPTGMHLHQTFKEQQPLVGKNTPELASKKQELPFVQDITNLKEADTGNNYHFKSWKGAGEKSVNIVMPPKINDEPRQFLLTPSSPAVGQHLKDHWEEANHGRWVLLDDQNEQPKDHQHQAKQEEQMDEEST from the coding sequence ATGCAAGAAAAAATAGACATCGGTTTTTTGCAAAATAATTTGCAACAAGAAATGCCGGAAAATGAAATAAAAGCCCTGCCAGTACCGAAACAAGATAAAGATCTGCAATTAGATTCTTTTTTATCAGAAAAGTTAAAAACGCTCTTAAAAAAAGGACTGGAAGGTCAATGCTCTGATCAGCAAAAAGAGGTGAATCATACATCTCAGAAATCATCAGAAATCAATGACGAATTTGATGATATGAGCACCGAAGAATACGATACATCTGAAAAAGAAGATGACACTCTTCCTAAAGAAGCCAACATGGTCATTCAGGTCTACAAGCCCATGTCTAGTCATGAATTAGAACAGATTAGAAAACCTCAGGCTGAATCTAAAGCATCCGATGACATTCAAGCAGGAAGTTTGGAAAGCAATTGTCTTAGAAAAAAACATTTGATGGCAGCAAGTTATGCAGAAAAACAGACACAAATGAACCCAATAAAAGGGGAAAAAGTGGCCCCCATTTCACCTGAAACCAAGAACCAGAAGGGGCTTGAAAAATCTGACACATTGAATACAGAGCCGGTATTACATCCTTATCATCATCATAAAGATAAAGTGAAAGACGATGTTTTACCAGAAGACAAAACATCTGATTTTTTATCTTTTAAAGTAGGTGAAAAGAAGGAAATAAGAGAAAAAATGGAGTCTACCCCTACGGGTATGCACTTGCATCAAACATTTAAAGAACAGCAACCTTTGGTGGGCAAAAATACGCCTGAGTTGGCTTCTAAAAAACAGGAACTTCCATTTGTTCAGGATATCACCAATCTCAAAGAGGCTGATACTGGAAACAATTATCATTTTAAAAGCTGGAAAGGGGCAGGAGAAAAATCAGTCAATATTGTGATGCCGCCTAAAATCAATGATGAACCAAGGCAATTTTTGTTGACACCCTCCAGCCCTGCAGTAGGGCAGCATTTAAAAGATCACTGGGAAGAAGCCAACCATGGACGCTGGGTTTTGCTAGATGATCAAAACGAACAGCCAAAGGATCATCAACATCAAGCAAAACAAGAAGAACAAATGGATGAGGAAAGCACGTGA